The Devosia yakushimensis DNA window GGTATGTGCGCCTGCGCCGCTCATGACCCCGCTGGGCGCAAAAATCCGGGCGCTACGCGAGGAACGCGGCATCTCGCTCAAGGATATGGCGGCGGCGCTCAATGTCTCGAGCGCCTATCTCTCGGCGCTCGAACATGGCAGACGCGGCAAGCCCACCGGCTTTTTGCTGCACCGCATGATCACGTTTTTCAACGTCATCTGGGATGAGGCCGAAGAACTGCAGCGCCTGGCCGAGTTGAGTGACCCCAAGATCACCATCGATACTGGCGGGCTCGTGCCCGAGGCGACCGAGCTGACCAATCGGCTGGCCAAGGATATCGGCAAGCTCGATCCCGAAGATCTGCGGTTTTTGACCAATGAGGTCATGCGGCGGTCAGGGAAGAAATAAGAGGTGGCACCATCGCGCCACCCCCCATCGCCTACAGTACGAACTTGCTCAGATCCGTATCCGCCGCCAGCACGCCGACTTTCTCTGCGACAAAGGCAGCGTCGATCTTGATGACCTGGCCCTGCTTGTCCGGCGCGTCGAAGGAAATATCCTCGACCAGCCGTTCCATCACGGTCTGCAGCCGGCGGGCGCCGATATTTTCGACCGAATTGTTGACCCGCACGGCCGCGTCGGCAATCGCCTCGATGGCATCCTGCGTGAAGTCGAGCGTTACCCCTTCGGTGCCCATCAGCGCCACATATTGCTTGATGAGGCTGGCATCGGTGCTGGAGAGGATCTGGATGAAATCCTCGCGCGTCAGCGCCTTGAGCTCGACCCGGATCGGCAGGCGCCCCTGCAATTCGGGCAAGAGGTCGCTGGGCTTGCTGACATGGAAGGCGCCCGAGGCGATGAACAGGATATGGTCGGTGCTGACCGGGCCATATTTTGTGGAAACGGTCGTGCCCTCGATCAGTGGCAACAGATCGCGCTGCACGCCTTCGCGCGACGGACCACCGGTCACCCCGCCTTCGCGGGCGGCGACCTTGTCGATCTCGTCGATGAAGACGATGCCGTGGTTTTCCACGAGCTCAATG harbors:
- a CDS encoding helix-turn-helix domain-containing protein — its product is MTPLGAKIRALREERGISLKDMAAALNVSSAYLSALEHGRRGKPTGFLLHRMITFFNVIWDEAEELQRLAELSDPKITIDTGGLVPEATELTNRLAKDIGKLDPEDLRFLTNEVMRRSGKK